The following are from one region of the Acidobacteriota bacterium genome:
- a CDS encoding PAS domain S-box protein, translating into MISSAAWIVDWLKRMWLGKATFTKPPTYENFWDKWQKENKEQELFTLSEELGIAVAHIDADGQFKQVNSLFCEMIGYSRDEILGNNIRNVFFLDIGEWEQLCKVGKRTSFDKHCQHKQGHPIWVSLTISPIYFSGEQNAAYILQVQNISKFKQIEESFFQGHLLLKRVIEGIPDAVFVKDLDGRYLITNSAGIKLYGKSEADIIGKLEDDLFSIDEARNTAEIDRQVVQSGKKITYELATTSEGITRAILYTKTPFLSRDDKVIGIVIVARDVTEQQRASENLENSRAELRALSARLQSVREEERLKIAREIHDELGQVLTGLKLDLVSFLKKTSESMNKLAWESLKERSQGIVHLINNAILTVRKISTELRPGLLDAVGLTAAIEWQAKEFETRTGIKCKLRLPHEHFTLDQHRSIAVFRIFQEILTNVARHSQATEVSIVLEKRDLDIVLEARDNGRGIRANEFSNPKSLGLLGMRERALLLGGEVAVRGIPNKGTTVTLRIPVENK; encoded by the coding sequence ATGATTTCATCGGCGGCTTGGATAGTAGACTGGTTAAAAAGAATGTGGTTGGGCAAGGCTACTTTTACTAAGCCACCAACCTATGAAAATTTTTGGGATAAATGGCAGAAAGAAAATAAAGAACAAGAACTGTTTACGCTTTCTGAGGAATTAGGAATTGCAGTTGCTCACATTGATGCAGATGGGCAATTCAAACAAGTCAACAGCTTATTTTGTGAAATGATAGGCTACTCAAGAGATGAGATTTTAGGTAATAATATTCGAAATGTCTTTTTCTTAGATATTGGTGAATGGGAACAGCTTTGCAAAGTTGGTAAACGCACCAGCTTTGATAAACACTGTCAGCATAAGCAAGGACATCCTATATGGGTGAGCTTAACTATTTCACCCATTTATTTCTCAGGTGAGCAAAATGCTGCTTATATATTACAAGTTCAAAATATTTCAAAGTTCAAGCAAATTGAAGAATCTTTTTTTCAGGGACATCTTTTACTTAAAAGAGTTATTGAAGGAATACCCGATGCGGTATTCGTGAAAGACTTAGATGGTCGATATTTGATAACAAATAGTGCCGGTATAAAACTTTATGGTAAATCCGAAGCAGATATTATAGGAAAACTTGAAGACGATTTATTTTCCATTGATGAGGCTCGAAACACTGCAGAAATTGATCGCCAAGTGGTTCAAAGTGGCAAAAAGATTACCTATGAACTAGCTACGACCTCTGAAGGGATTACGCGTGCCATTTTATATACAAAAACGCCTTTTCTAAGTCGCGATGATAAAGTTATAGGGATTGTAATTGTTGCACGCGACGTCACTGAACAACAACGAGCTTCGGAAAATTTAGAAAATTCGCGTGCCGAATTGAGAGCATTATCAGCCAGGCTACAGTCAGTCAGAGAAGAGGAGCGCCTAAAAATTGCTCGCGAAATTCATGATGAGCTAGGACAAGTCCTCACAGGGCTAAAGTTAGATTTAGTGTCATTTCTTAAAAAGACATCTGAATCAATGAATAAACTTGCCTGGGAATCATTGAAAGAACGTTCTCAAGGAATTGTTCACTTAATAAATAATGCAATTTTGACTGTTCGAAAAATTTCTACTGAATTAAGACCCGGCTTATTAGATGCCGTTGGATTAACGGCTGCAATTGAATGGCAAGCAAAAGAGTTTGAAACCCGTACCGGTATTAAATGTAAACTGAGGTTGCCTCACGAGCATTTTACTTTGGATCAGCATCGTTCCATAGCTGTTTTCAGAATTTTTCAAGAGATTCTGACAAATGTCGCGCGACACTCTCAAGCGACCGAAGTCTCTATCGTTTTAGAAAAAAGAGACTTGGATATTGTCCTTGAAGCAAGGGATAATGGAAGGGGCATTCGAGCCAATGAGTTTTCGAACCCAAAATCTCTTGGGCTGCTAGGAATGCGGGAACGTGCATTGTTACTTGGCGGTGAAGTTGCAGTAAGAGGCATTCCAAATAAAGGAACTACCGTAACGCTTCGAATTCCAGTCGAAAATAAATAA
- a CDS encoding WbuC family cupin fold metalloprotein has protein sequence MNQVAIQTITSYLLDNLRQQARSSPRRRVIHRLHNGDWEHCHRMLNALIPGTYVRPHKHDSDHQSEAFILLQGKVAVMIFDNDGNVDFVQSRILAQENGMYGIDIPPHIWHSLVALEITVLYEVKGHPTGGYIQERDKNFAPWSPEEGSVESQEYLRKMENWAQLVK, from the coding sequence ATGAATCAAGTAGCGATTCAAACTATTACTTCCTACTTACTAGACAATTTGCGGCAGCAAGCTCGGAGCTCACCGCGGCGTCGAGTAATTCATCGTCTACATAATGGCGATTGGGAACACTGTCACCGAATGTTAAATGCCTTAATCCCTGGGACCTATGTTCGGCCACACAAACACGATAGTGATCATCAAAGTGAAGCTTTCATTTTGTTGCAGGGCAAAGTCGCGGTGATGATCTTTGACAATGACGGAAATGTTGATTTTGTACAAAGTAGAATTTTGGCGCAGGAGAATGGGATGTACGGTATAGACATACCACCACACATTTGGCATAGCCTGGTTGCGCTGGAAATCACCGTGCTCTATGAAGTCAAAGGGCATCCGACAGGCGGATATATTCAGGAGCGTGATAAAAACTTTGCCCCTTGGTCACCTGAGGAAGGCTCGGTCGAGAGCCAGGAATACTTGCGCAAAATGGAGAATTGGGCACAACTAGTCAAATAA
- a CDS encoding CHAT domain-containing protein, with product MNDSKFNDAVHPPETLIAAYAIGKCSAEAQAGIDEHCFTCESCRIRLSILLRLSSLDDNEPDRRELERLFPLGKETIAQARQPIAKLLISNDNRSSTFDPTNQNTSTKRAAQPKKHERKNRYALALACLFFLAVIGTAGYLYIKSHSPVQNSLLAMQHSYQVSRPLEARLSGGFPYKPYARSRGNVEGADVNRDQLDYALAELTKEVAINPTPQERHALGRLYLFLGEFDKAETQMKGALEFLKRDAKLHTDLATLYYERSKYAEGDSSGLLDQAVSHYDVAIEIDPRLTEAWFNRALCYEKLSLFTRAKESWKEYLNIDSTSEWAKEAREHLKKLELKASRESTPKKKEIITSFEKIFDANDDNALASLINQNPSIIGQFAINELTEYYLTASIENNSTQSDLAYAKLKKIANFFADNREDFFIRDLTDLAARASPAIKHRMLSVLLELRQADNEISRSLYDSAYKTYQSALHNATRIKDDLHAEVAVANLVRFSHNRANSDSLVSLGNHFTIQAEKRHHKHMLFQLHSALANAYLSDQEISHALESSLRAVTLAKEIGDKDFIMAGLILAGTAYTRSGNYRAGLSKSFEVLSILNNNPTNQIRNFQAYQQLWEPLFRLGNYKLALEYQMESLNIASQLKYNPGITGTMGRIGLNLWKLNRNQEAEKYLTGAIEKCDLIDDKTIRPLLQAELFTTLGDVFLSLGRHESSLDSYTSALKAIKSTNNRVYLSAIHQGLASAYLSKNGIQEAEQEFKRSIALLEKGRQQIADASSRSVFLLRSQNVYKSMIDFQFYIKNNQALAFDYSEIAKNRNILETAAGSSSTTTTDGKIVLPISSRFNLLKLKEIQNKLPSDVQALSYVPTEKGLLIFYITKINFISTSVKVSDQDLLNLVTTYTSSLRDRQNLETIRQQSANLYQLLITPILHNIDSSKSISIIQDNTLSHLPFATLYSLQSKRYLVEDYSIITNPSANLMVKTKAWSSLKQNDKDESFLGISNPRFSHSRFPKLTPLPSAEDEVFKASALYKNSKFFSLQNAAESKIIPEFQGSNIVHIASHTINSEISSLASAIILADENPLYNKNIYHKGIFYDGLLQASEIYSLRATNTKLVVLSSCKSGIDEAGTGEATGALVQAFLSIKVPSVIASLWDVDDESSAELMYLFHFYHRTKSFAFASSLREAQCSLIHGADETKRHPYYWGAFQIFGAGN from the coding sequence ATGAATGATAGCAAGTTTAATGATGCGGTCCACCCGCCTGAAACTCTGATTGCTGCGTATGCTATAGGAAAATGCAGTGCTGAGGCGCAAGCTGGCATTGACGAGCACTGCTTCACTTGTGAAAGTTGTCGAATCAGGCTTTCGATACTATTGAGGCTTAGCTCGCTCGATGATAATGAACCTGATAGACGTGAACTTGAACGTCTTTTTCCTCTAGGAAAAGAAACAATCGCCCAAGCCCGCCAGCCAATAGCAAAACTGCTCATTTCAAATGATAACCGCTCCTCCACTTTTGACCCTACGAACCAGAATACTTCCACTAAACGAGCCGCCCAGCCGAAAAAACACGAAAGAAAAAATAGGTATGCCCTAGCTTTAGCTTGTCTATTTTTTCTTGCTGTTATTGGTACCGCGGGGTATCTGTATATAAAATCTCATTCTCCTGTACAAAATAGCTTGCTTGCGATGCAGCATAGCTATCAAGTCAGCCGTCCTCTCGAAGCTAGGCTCTCAGGCGGTTTTCCTTATAAGCCATATGCACGTTCACGCGGGAACGTCGAAGGAGCCGACGTAAATCGCGATCAGCTTGATTACGCGCTGGCAGAGTTAACAAAAGAAGTAGCTATTAACCCGACTCCTCAAGAACGTCATGCATTGGGGCGACTTTATTTATTTTTAGGTGAATTTGACAAGGCTGAAACTCAGATGAAGGGGGCGCTTGAGTTTTTAAAACGAGATGCAAAACTGCACACAGACCTAGCTACTCTATATTACGAGCGTAGTAAGTATGCCGAAGGGGACTCCTCTGGGTTATTGGATCAAGCTGTTTCTCATTATGATGTGGCGATTGAAATTGATCCGCGATTAACTGAAGCGTGGTTTAATAGAGCGTTGTGCTATGAAAAGCTGTCTCTTTTCACAAGGGCAAAAGAGAGCTGGAAGGAATATCTTAATATTGATTCTACCTCAGAATGGGCTAAAGAAGCTCGAGAGCATTTAAAAAAATTAGAATTAAAAGCCAGTCGAGAGAGTACCCCTAAAAAAAAAGAAATAATAACATCATTTGAAAAGATTTTTGACGCGAATGATGATAACGCTTTGGCTTCCCTTATTAACCAGAACCCATCAATCATTGGACAATTTGCAATCAACGAGCTAACAGAATACTACCTCACTGCTAGTATTGAAAACAACTCTACGCAATCTGATCTGGCTTACGCCAAACTAAAAAAAATCGCGAATTTTTTTGCCGATAATAGAGAGGATTTCTTTATTCGAGATTTAACAGATTTGGCAGCTAGAGCCAGCCCAGCAATAAAACATCGGATGCTAAGTGTCCTCTTGGAGCTGCGGCAGGCGGACAATGAGATTTCCCGCAGCTTGTATGACTCTGCTTATAAGACCTATCAATCAGCCCTTCATAACGCTACTCGCATTAAGGATGATCTACATGCAGAAGTTGCAGTAGCGAATCTTGTTCGTTTTTCCCATAATCGCGCAAACTCAGACTCACTTGTTTCTTTAGGTAACCATTTTACTATTCAGGCTGAAAAACGGCATCACAAGCATATGCTATTTCAGCTTCACTCGGCTTTAGCTAATGCATATTTGTCAGATCAAGAAATTAGTCATGCGCTGGAAAGCAGTTTACGTGCCGTCACCTTAGCCAAAGAAATTGGAGATAAGGATTTCATTATGGCAGGATTAATTTTGGCAGGAACGGCCTACACAAGATCCGGAAACTATAGAGCCGGACTAAGTAAAAGCTTTGAGGTTCTATCAATACTAAATAATAATCCAACAAATCAGATTCGCAACTTTCAAGCCTACCAACAATTATGGGAACCGCTTTTCAGATTGGGAAATTACAAACTAGCGTTAGAGTATCAAATGGAATCCCTCAACATAGCTTCACAATTAAAATATAATCCCGGGATTACAGGAACAATGGGGAGAATAGGTTTAAATTTATGGAAACTAAATCGAAACCAAGAGGCCGAAAAATACCTAACCGGAGCTATAGAAAAATGCGACCTGATTGACGATAAGACCATTCGGCCCTTACTTCAAGCTGAATTATTTACTACTTTAGGAGATGTATTCTTAAGCTTAGGAAGACATGAAAGTTCCTTAGATAGTTACACTTCTGCGCTAAAAGCAATTAAAAGTACAAATAATAGAGTATACTTATCGGCAATTCATCAAGGGTTGGCCTCAGCCTATCTCTCCAAGAATGGCATCCAGGAAGCTGAGCAAGAGTTTAAACGAAGCATCGCTTTATTGGAAAAAGGAAGGCAGCAAATAGCAGACGCCTCAAGTCGAAGCGTTTTTTTGCTTCGTAGTCAAAACGTATACAAATCGATGATTGATTTTCAGTTTTATATTAAAAACAATCAGGCTTTGGCTTTTGATTACTCGGAGATAGCCAAGAACCGAAACATCCTGGAAACAGCAGCAGGATCAAGCTCAACAACAACAACCGATGGGAAAATTGTCCTGCCAATATCAAGTCGCTTTAACTTGTTAAAGCTGAAAGAAATTCAAAACAAATTGCCTAGCGATGTTCAAGCATTATCATATGTGCCGACCGAAAAAGGATTACTTATATTTTATATCACGAAAATCAATTTTATTTCAACCAGTGTTAAGGTTAGTGATCAAGACTTATTAAATCTTGTCACTACTTATACTTCTAGTCTTCGTGATCGCCAGAATTTGGAAACAATCAGGCAACAATCAGCAAACCTTTACCAATTATTAATTACTCCAATTTTGCATAATATAGATAGTTCAAAATCTATCAGTATTATTCAGGATAATACTTTAAGCCATTTACCTTTTGCCACACTATATTCCCTTCAATCAAAACGATATTTGGTTGAAGACTACTCAATAATAACAAACCCAAGTGCTAACTTAATGGTAAAAACTAAGGCTTGGTCCTCTCTTAAGCAAAATGATAAAGATGAAAGCTTTTTGGGAATAAGTAACCCTCGATTTAGTCATAGCCGCTTTCCCAAATTAACACCATTACCTTCTGCTGAAGACGAAGTGTTTAAAGCAAGCGCACTTTATAAAAACTCAAAATTCTTCAGCCTGCAAAATGCCGCTGAAAGTAAAATAATCCCTGAGTTCCAAGGCAGTAATATCGTACATATTGCGAGCCATACTATTAATAGCGAAATTAGTAGCTTAGCTTCAGCAATTATTCTTGCAGACGAAAATCCTCTTTACAATAAAAACATATACCATAAGGGAATATTTTACGATGGGCTGCTTCAAGCATCTGAGATTTACAGTCTTAGAGCAACAAACACAAAGTTAGTAGTACTTTCAAGCTGTAAATCTGGAATTGACGAAGCTGGAACTGGGGAGGCAACAGGGGCATTGGTTCAGGCATTTCTATCTATTAAAGTCCCCTCTGTGATCGCTAGTTTATGGGATGTTGATGATGAAAGTTCCGCCGAGTTAATGTATCTTTTTCATTTTTATCATCGCACTAAATCATTCGCATTTGCGAGCTCCTTGAGGGAAGCACAATGTTCTTTGATTCATGGAGCTGATGAAACCAAAAGGCATCCGTATTATTGGGGCGCCTTTCAGATCTTCGGAGCAGGCAACTAG